In the genome of Trypanosoma brucei gambiense DAL972 chromosome 11, complete sequence, the window TAGAGGGAGTTACGGTTGTAGAGGAAAGGGACTAGGGGGTATCAGTGGTAAGTGGGTCAAAGTACAGCGgtttcttcttatttttcctttacgaaaaaaaaaagggaggagggggtgCACAAGCAAAACAGCGTTAGCAAGGATGTAGGtggagggagagaagaaatTGTTTTGAACAGGAACGTTGTCATGATATCGGTGCTGTGGGACATGATCGTTAAACTGAGGGTTAGTGTTTCTGATGGTAATAAATGGAGCCTTACGTCGATGCAAAGAAAACACGTTCTTGTGTTGGTTTCACCAACGACcttttcgttgctttttttttttgctttttacaCAAGGATACAGACCCACCGCATATTTTAGCATATGCTTCACCATAAATTAGATACAGTGAGCGTCATCGCACTCTTGTTGACACTCCGTGGTACCGCCGCTGACGACAACATCACtggggaggaagaggggacAGGACACCGATGCATGCACAATGATGTTGCCGTTCCATACGATGAGCTTCCCTCCATGGACGTCGTTCATGATTTGCAAACGGCACACGTGGCGGAGGTTTCCAACAATACTGAAGGTGAGGGAAACAAGAGCAAAAGTGTTGAACGGAAAAACGTGCGGTTTCACATAAAATACGCGTTAGGCGAGACCTGCAAAGGAATCGGAATGACTGTTCCCACCTACATCAAGGGAACTACCAAGGAATGCACCGAGGATGATGTGCTGACGAAATGGAAACTTCGCTCTGTCAAGGTCATGATGGAGGCTGCTACAAAATTTCTTAGTTCTGCGCTTCTTGTAGATCCCCTGGAAGCGGTGAACGTTCCAGGGGGTAAGTGCTCAGGGGTTCAGGTCCCCAAAATGACCGTACCGAATGCGGATTACGTTGTGTTTGTGACGATCAACCCACGAccagaagaggaaaccacGACAGTCGCGTGGGCCGCTGCGTGTCGGAAAGATACTCGGTCAGGTAGACCTGTCGTGGGCCACATCAATTTCATCCCCGCTGCCATCCAACGGAACCCATCAAGTCTTGCTGAACATGTGGCTATGCACGAGCTCGCGCATGCCATCGGCTTTAGTGATATTGCTGAAACGATGTTAAGAGCACCTAATGGATTGGGTGCGAAAGGCTCGCAAAGAGTGTATCGTAAAGGACTGGGGAAAGCGGTCACACTTATTACATCGCCCAAGGTTCTGAAGGTCGCCCGGGAGTACTATGGTTGCCCCGGCCTTGATGGTGTTGAGGTTGAGGATGCTGGAAGTGAGGGCACGCGGGGCTCGCACTGGAAGAAACGAATTTTGTTTAACGAGGCCCTCGTTGGTAGTGTAACGTCCGggcagctttttttttctcctctaaCTCTCGCTTACTTTGAGGACCTTGGATTTTACACGGCCAACTACTCCACCGCAGAGACGGGCATGACCTGGGGGAAGGGCAGAGGGTGCGACTTTTTGTATCAG includes:
- a CDS encoding Gp63 major surface glycoprotein-like protein; amino-acid sequence: MLHHKLDTVSVIALLLTLRGTAADDNITGEEEGTGHRCMHNDVAVPYDELPSMDVVHDLQTAHVAEVSNNTEGEGNKSKSVERKNVRFHIKYALGETCKGIGMTVPTYIKGTTKECTEDDVLTKWKLRSVKVMMEAATKFLSSALLVDPLEAVNVPGGKCSGVQVPKMTVPNADYVVFVTINPRPEEETTTVAWAAACRKDTRSGRPVVGHINFIPAAIQRNPSSLAEHVAMHELAHAIGFSDIAETMLRAPNGLGAKGSQRVYRKGLGKAVTLITSPKVLKVAREYYGCPGLDGVEVEDAGSEGTRGSHWKKRILFNEALVGSVTSGQLFFSPLTLAYFEDLGFYTANYSTAETGMTWGKGRGCDFLYQKCDSHPREWGEFCFRKEMFVSTCTLDRSSLGACDITTHPEDLPQLYRYFDDPRVGGSSAEMDYCPTVMGFVNAYCTAELGFAFMNVFGNEMGVHSLCYDSDVITSVFPNFPFAARCFPTTCTPSGQLLLRVQGRTVACPRDGKAGLGDTSKLKGVHGKVQCPPSENFCKNSGNGISKLQLASVADEVDGSSNTERIGHSLISPTPHTWNSEDMGSCSSRLACLKDIPPPFPACSLAARKVKECLGNDCPGSAQQWRYANEVGNSCLNPEGMVAMCMDGWRGVNELCGAVDPESKLGRSYRSMLPF